The nucleotide sequence ACAGTAGAGCAAATATTTTTTCATCTATTCTTGGACCTATAGTAGGAAATGTTGGTAACTTACAATTTGTACTTACAGCTATAATAGGAAGTATACTTTTAATATATGGAAAAACAGGAATAACTATAGGTGTGCTTGTTTCTTATTTACAATTTACAAAAAGTTTTTCTCAACCTATAATGCAAATTTCACAACAATTTAACTCAATTGTAATGGGAATTGCAGGAGCTGAACGTGTATTTAATCTACTTGATGAAAAACCTGAAATAGATAATGGTACTGTTGTATTAACTAATATAGAAATATTAGAAAACGGAGAAATAACTGAAGTTAGAAATAATAACAAATGGGCTTGGAAAAAAACAAATTTAGATGGTAGTGTTGAATATATAGAACTTAAAGGTGATGTTAGATTTAATAATATGACATTTGGATATAATGAAAATAAAATAATTCTTGATGATTTAAATCTGTATGCTAAACCTGGACAAAAACTTGCCTTTGTAGGTTCAACAGGAGCCGGTAAAACTACTATAACTAATTTAATAAATAGATTCTATGATGTAAATAGTGGTGAAATAACATACGATGGTATAAATGTAAAAGATATAAAGAAAGCTGACTTAAGAAGATCTTTAGGAATAGTATTACAAGATACTCATCTATTTACAGGAACTATAATGGATAATATTAGATATGGTAAACTTGATGCAACTGATGAAGAGGTTTATAAAGCAGCTTCTCTTGCACATGCTGATCATTTTATAAATATGTTACCAGATAAATTTAATACTGTTATATCTGGAACTGGTGATGAACTATCTCAAGGTCAAAAACAATTACTTGCTATAGCTCGTGCGGCTATTGCAAATCCTCCTGTATTAATACTAGATGAAGCAACTTCAAGTATAGATACAAGAACTGAAAAAATAGTGCAAACAGGTATGGATAACCT is from Pseudostreptobacillus hongkongensis and encodes:
- a CDS encoding ABC transporter ATP-binding protein codes for the protein MNKLKKPENSKAVLKRLANFILLKHKKNLLIVTIGVIIGTIASTSVSLSLKFLIDDYITPLIGQSNPDFSSFYKILTILAIIFIIGTISTFLYNYIMVEVGEETILRIRNELFDKMQSLPIRYFDQNTNGSIMSVYTNDTDTLRNVITNALPQVVTSFLSIVTSFISMLILSPSLTILSIIVLGLLSYIISDIGKKSGKYFSAQQRSLADVTGYIEERMNGQKVIKIFNHEDISKEEFDKLNEKLFNYNSRANIFSSILGPIVGNVGNLQFVLTAIIGSILLIYGKTGITIGVLVSYLQFTKSFSQPIMQISQQFNSIVMGIAGAERVFNLLDEKPEIDNGTVVLTNIEILENGEITEVRNNNKWAWKKTNLDGSVEYIELKGDVRFNNMTFGYNENKIILDDLNLYAKPGQKLAFVGSTGAGKTTITNLINRFYDVNSGEITYDGINVKDIKKADLRRSLGIVLQDTHLFTGTIMDNIRYGKLDATDEEVYKAASLAHADHFINMLPDKFNTVISGTGDELSQGQKQLLAIARAAIANPPVLILDEATSSIDTRTEKIVQTGMDNLMKGRTVFVIAHRLSTIRNSDAIIVLEHGKIIERGDHEDLIKQKGTYYQLYTGNLELD